A single Prevotella sp. E15-22 DNA region contains:
- a CDS encoding rhamnogalacturonan lyase, with protein MKRLLDTMMLMVMAGLTTLAQPRYDYEKLCTEKLDRGVVAVRQADGSAFVSWRLLKSDPKGAAFDVYRNGKKLNEAPLTKGGTWFIDKQPEEGAVYEVRCKMDEGRRKKEDGRHQPSSLSLQTSAIGYIVVPLQKPDEMHSANDATVADVDGDGQYEIILKWDPWNSHDNSHDGMTDATLIDCYRLNGERLWRIDLGRNIRSGAHYTPFIVYDLDGDGRAELMVKTADGTRDAKGKVIGDSLADYRNPAGRILTGPEYLSVFNGMTGEVMDTKPYVPERGDVNSWGDNRGNRSERYLAAVGYFGGRTASAVSCRGYYTRSVLAAWDWNGRELKQRWVFDTNNPQWASYAGQGNHNLRVADVDGDGWDEITYGSMAVDHDGTGLYNTGMGHGDAIHLIADHKDGQLYIWDCHENKRDGSDLRNAKTGEVVFQVKSTTDVGRAMAADIDPTNPGTEMWSIDSRGVRNMKGEVIDHINPRALSINFGIWWDGDLLRELLDRSTITKYDWQTNSAKVIQRLDGQFNNGTKQNPCLSADIVGDWREEVITRNRESTELRIYVSTIPTDYRIDCLMQDIPYRLSVATENVGYNQPPETGFYLGPDNTDYLK; from the coding sequence ATGAAGCGCTTACTAGACACGATGATGCTGATGGTGATGGCAGGGCTGACAACTCTGGCACAGCCGAGGTATGACTATGAAAAACTGTGCACGGAGAAACTGGACCGCGGCGTGGTGGCCGTGCGTCAGGCGGACGGAAGTGCCTTCGTGTCGTGGCGACTGCTGAAGAGCGACCCCAAGGGGGCGGCCTTCGACGTGTATCGCAATGGGAAGAAACTGAACGAGGCCCCACTGACCAAAGGGGGCACGTGGTTCATAGACAAGCAGCCCGAGGAGGGGGCGGTGTATGAGGTGAGATGTAAGATGGATGAGGGAAGAAGGAAGAAGGAAGATGGAAGACATCAACCCTCATCCCTCAGCCTTCAGACATCAGCCATCGGCTACATCGTCGTTCCGCTGCAGAAGCCTGACGAGATGCACTCGGCCAACGATGCGACGGTGGCGGATGTGGATGGCGACGGACAATATGAGATTATCCTGAAATGGGACCCGTGGAACTCGCACGACAATAGTCATGACGGCATGACAGATGCCACGCTGATTGACTGCTATCGCCTGAATGGCGAACGACTCTGGCGCATTGACCTGGGACGGAACATCCGCAGCGGAGCGCACTATACGCCGTTCATCGTATATGACCTGGACGGCGACGGACGGGCGGAACTGATGGTGAAGACGGCTGACGGCACGCGCGACGCGAAAGGAAAGGTGATTGGCGACTCCCTGGCCGACTATCGCAACCCGGCTGGGCGCATCCTGACGGGACCGGAATACCTGAGTGTGTTTAACGGCATGACGGGCGAGGTGATGGACACGAAGCCGTATGTGCCTGAACGGGGCGATGTGAACAGCTGGGGCGACAACCGTGGCAACAGGTCGGAGCGCTATCTGGCAGCGGTGGGCTATTTTGGCGGACGCACGGCGAGTGCGGTGTCCTGTCGTGGCTACTACACGCGCTCGGTATTGGCGGCATGGGACTGGAACGGACGTGAACTGAAACAGCGCTGGGTGTTTGACACCAATAATCCTCAATGGGCCAGCTATGCAGGACAGGGTAACCACAACCTGCGCGTGGCGGATGTGGATGGCGACGGATGGGACGAGATTACGTATGGCTCGATGGCTGTGGACCACGATGGCACAGGACTCTATAACACGGGCATGGGGCATGGCGATGCTATCCACCTGATTGCTGACCACAAGGACGGGCAACTCTATATCTGGGACTGCCATGAGAACAAGCGCGATGGGTCGGACCTGCGCAATGCGAAGACGGGCGAGGTGGTGTTTCAGGTGAAATCGACCACGGACGTGGGGCGCGCCATGGCTGCGGATATCGACCCGACGAACCCTGGCACGGAGATGTGGAGCATCGACAGCCGTGGGGTGAGAAACATGAAAGGCGAGGTCATCGACCACATCAACCCCAGGGCGCTGAGCATCAACTTTGGCATTTGGTGGGACGGCGACTTGCTGCGCGAGCTATTGGATCGCAGCACCATCACGAAATACGATTGGCAAACGAACAGCGCGAAGGTGATTCAGCGACTGGATGGGCAGTTTAACAACGGCACGAAACAGAACCCGTGTCTGAGTGCCGACATCGTGGGCGACTGGCGCGAGGAGGTGATCACCCGCAATCGTGAGAGTACGGAGTTGCGCATCTATGTATCGACCATCCCCACCGACTATCGCATCGACTGTCTGATGCAGGATATCCCCTACCGACTGAGTGTGGCCACGGAGAACGTGGGCTATAACCAGCCTCCCGAGACGGGCTTTTACCTGGGGCCCGACAATACGGATTACCTGAAGTAA
- a CDS encoding DUF6057 family protein, producing the protein MKRFIPITTWMATLVVVAGALLLFENDLLWKLQEQNLFLDTSLFFNEQIVVPGGLLSWMGTYLTQFFFYPWLGTLLLCLGWLALMWLTKRAFWVSNEWVALTLVPVALLLITIVDMGYWVYFLKLPGHVFVGTLGTIAVVALLWAFRSLPQRFGLPLIFIIFTALVGYPLLGIYGLGATLLMGLLIWNLKMPVWQKITGSVLAVAGAALVPLMCYHLVYHQTNLANIYYAALPLFFVTEEYHAFYLPYYGLALFMVLMVVGEALAKKIKTEKMGKWLPLGTQVLLVAALSWGVWHWWYKDENFHHEIRMQHCIEENDWQGVMAEAALQKDEPTRAIVMMRNLALGRLGRQADEMYLYPNGSKRYDAPFDMRLMLVSGPLMYYHYGMINYSARLCTEMGVEFGWRAENLKLLAKCAIVNKEESRARKYLNVLKHTTFFADWAEEARNMAELKDVARMMHYPNMLSGDGGYVEKFLMNRLAECIYKDDPYFLEQAMLASLYTKDIDQFWYHFRDYSNLHPNDHMPRHFQEAAYLYGMIQGLKNLDQLPFDQSVKQSFDSFSQAAERYNDMDVEYAREGLKAFRQTYYYDYYLMRELPEY; encoded by the coding sequence ATGAAACGGTTTATACCAATAACAACCTGGATGGCGACGCTGGTCGTTGTGGCTGGCGCACTGCTCTTGTTCGAGAACGACCTGCTGTGGAAGTTGCAAGAACAGAACCTTTTCCTTGACACCAGTCTGTTTTTCAACGAACAGATAGTGGTGCCCGGCGGACTGCTGTCGTGGATGGGCACGTATCTCACTCAGTTTTTCTTTTATCCCTGGCTGGGCACGCTGCTGCTGTGCCTGGGATGGCTCGCGCTGATGTGGCTCACCAAGCGGGCGTTCTGGGTGAGCAACGAATGGGTGGCGCTGACGCTGGTACCAGTGGCCTTGCTGCTGATTACCATCGTGGACATGGGCTATTGGGTGTATTTCCTCAAACTGCCTGGCCACGTGTTTGTGGGAACACTGGGCACCATCGCCGTGGTAGCGCTGCTATGGGCTTTCCGTTCGCTGCCTCAGCGCTTCGGTCTGCCTCTCATTTTCATCATCTTTACTGCTCTGGTGGGTTATCCGCTGCTGGGCATCTATGGCCTGGGCGCCACGCTGCTGATGGGATTGCTCATCTGGAACCTGAAGATGCCTGTGTGGCAGAAGATAACGGGTTCGGTGCTGGCTGTAGCTGGTGCTGCCCTGGTGCCCCTGATGTGCTATCACCTGGTGTATCACCAGACAAACCTGGCGAATATCTATTATGCGGCCTTGCCCCTGTTCTTCGTCACGGAGGAATATCATGCGTTCTACCTACCCTACTACGGACTGGCGCTGTTTATGGTGCTGATGGTGGTGGGCGAGGCCCTGGCCAAGAAGATAAAGACAGAAAAGATGGGCAAATGGCTGCCCCTGGGCACGCAGGTGCTGCTGGTGGCTGCGCTGTCATGGGGCGTGTGGCATTGGTGGTATAAGGACGAGAACTTCCACCACGAGATAAGGATGCAGCATTGCATCGAGGAGAACGACTGGCAGGGAGTGATGGCCGAGGCTGCGCTGCAGAAGGATGAGCCCACACGCGCCATCGTGATGATGCGCAACCTGGCACTGGGCCGACTGGGACGTCAGGCCGATGAGATGTACCTCTATCCCAATGGCTCGAAGCGCTATGACGCTCCGTTCGACATGCGATTGATGCTGGTATCGGGTCCGCTGATGTACTATCACTATGGCATGATTAACTATAGTGCCCGACTCTGCACGGAGATGGGCGTGGAGTTTGGCTGGCGCGCCGAGAACCTGAAGTTGCTGGCTAAGTGTGCCATCGTGAACAAGGAGGAGAGCAGGGCGCGCAAATACCTGAACGTACTGAAGCACACCACGTTCTTTGCCGACTGGGCCGAGGAGGCACGCAATATGGCGGAACTGAAGGACGTGGCGCGCATGATGCACTATCCGAACATGCTGTCGGGCGACGGTGGCTATGTGGAGAAGTTCCTGATGAACCGACTGGCAGAGTGCATCTATAAGGACGATCCTTACTTCCTGGAGCAGGCCATGCTGGCATCGCTCTATACGAAGGACATCGACCAGTTCTGGTATCACTTCCGCGACTACAGTAACCTGCATCCCAACGACCACATGCCACGCCATTTCCAGGAGGCTGCCTATCTGTATGGCATGATTCAGGGCTTGAAGAACCTGGACCAACTGCCTTTCGACCAGAGTGTGAAGCAGTCGTTCGACAGTTTCTCGCAGGCTGCCGAGCGTTATAACGACATGGATGTGGAATATGCACGCGAGGGACTGAAGGCCTTCCGCCAAACCTATTATTATGATTACTACCTGATGAGGGAGTTGCCAGAGTACTAA
- a CDS encoding T9SS type A sorting domain-containing protein, translating to MIRSIIVASLLALVTTASAQDLKLRYCGDQVEKGYGKANTYYTAYTTFRADMLRPYVGARITKLRIGVKHDATGVYVYFKDDARNTANNYKEKITTLSAGWNELTLATPQEIVADKDIAIGYRASFTEADGLGYALGSSSDGSSVYVNSSSSWESLTGGVFCIEAVVQGDNLPQNEVRISAVDDRTAPYGTDSLTFSGVVYNGGVNVVSSYELTYTLDGQLATKTFTTDMPVNGQSPFSITLHRTAYGTLPVTFTITKVNGVDDPYMANNTTTARATFQDPEFRRRVLVEEATGLWCGWCPGAAYVLEEMKKEYGEWFNPVAVHWGDILEPDTSLPYAYADLYSHFTGAPSCMVDRKINTTPTNDMWTIFRNESVPVGAVLTTTCQWNADSTQLTVNADFYTAKDEADAQYNLVFHLLEDEVKGQDDALGEAFPQHNYYARGQSGEASNLPGWIDRAAVTTDYVMMNLAIGAFPSYAGTPVVRGTIAGREHRQYSYTFDVPTHVVHAGKNTHLINKRHLHVTSALVDVKSGYVINSFDARPEGQTAGIQSAADAFTVAGSRYQLYTVSGKLVGQGTLVRDLSDIRVPAHGTYLIKLQKGGAVRTLKIMK from the coding sequence ATGATACGAAGTATTATTGTAGCATCATTGCTGGCACTCGTCACCACCGCCTCGGCGCAGGATTTGAAGCTGCGCTATTGTGGCGACCAGGTGGAGAAAGGCTATGGTAAGGCCAATACCTATTACACCGCCTACACCACCTTTCGTGCCGACATGCTCCGTCCCTATGTGGGCGCTCGCATCACCAAGTTGCGCATTGGCGTGAAGCACGATGCCACCGGTGTCTACGTCTATTTCAAGGACGATGCCCGCAATACTGCCAACAATTATAAAGAGAAGATAACAACCCTCTCGGCGGGGTGGAACGAGCTGACACTCGCCACCCCCCAGGAGATTGTGGCCGACAAGGATATCGCCATTGGCTATCGTGCCTCGTTCACCGAGGCCGATGGCCTTGGCTATGCCCTTGGTTCTTCCAGCGATGGCAGTAGTGTGTATGTTAACTCCAGCTCGTCGTGGGAGTCACTCACGGGAGGTGTGTTTTGTATCGAGGCCGTGGTCCAGGGCGACAACCTGCCCCAGAACGAGGTGCGCATCAGCGCTGTCGACGACCGTACGGCCCCCTATGGCACCGACTCGCTCACTTTCTCGGGTGTGGTTTATAATGGTGGTGTCAATGTTGTTAGCAGTTACGAGTTGACCTACACCCTCGATGGCCAGTTGGCCACCAAGACCTTCACTACCGACATGCCTGTCAATGGGCAGTCGCCCTTCAGCATCACCCTGCATCGCACCGCCTATGGCACCCTGCCCGTCACCTTCACCATCACCAAGGTGAATGGCGTTGACGACCCCTATATGGCCAACAACACCACCACCGCCCGTGCCACGTTCCAGGACCCCGAGTTCCGTCGTCGCGTCTTGGTCGAAGAGGCCACCGGTCTCTGGTGTGGCTGGTGCCCAGGTGCCGCCTATGTGCTCGAAGAGATGAAGAAGGAATATGGCGAATGGTTCAATCCCGTGGCTGTGCATTGGGGCGACATCCTTGAGCCCGACACGTCGCTGCCTTACGCCTATGCCGACCTCTACAGCCACTTCACCGGTGCCCCCTCGTGCATGGTTGATCGCAAGATCAACACCACGCCTACCAACGACATGTGGACCATCTTCCGCAACGAGAGCGTGCCCGTTGGCGCTGTACTCACCACCACCTGCCAGTGGAATGCTGACAGTACCCAGCTCACCGTCAATGCCGATTTCTATACGGCAAAAGACGAGGCCGACGCCCAATACAACCTTGTGTTTCATCTCCTCGAGGACGAGGTGAAGGGACAGGACGATGCCCTTGGCGAAGCCTTCCCCCAGCATAACTACTACGCCCGCGGACAGAGTGGCGAGGCGAGTAACCTGCCTGGCTGGATTGACAGGGCCGCGGTCACCACCGACTATGTCATGATGAACTTGGCCATCGGTGCCTTCCCATCCTATGCCGGAACGCCCGTAGTGCGTGGCACCATTGCCGGTCGTGAGCACCGTCAGTACAGTTACACCTTCGACGTGCCCACCCATGTTGTCCATGCAGGCAAGAATACCCACCTCATCAACAAGCGCCACCTGCATGTCACGTCGGCCCTTGTCGATGTGAAGAGTGGCTATGTCATCAACAGCTTCGACGCCCGTCCTGAGGGCCAGACAGCAGGCATCCAGTCGGCTGCCGATGCCTTCACCGTGGCAGGCAGTCGCTATCAGCTCTATACGGTCAGTGGAAAGCTCGTTGGTCAGGGCACTCTTGTTCGCGACCTCAGCGACATCCGCGTGCCTGCCCATGGCACCTATCTCATCAAGCTGCAAAAGGGTGGTGCTGTCCGCACCCTCAAAATCATGAAATAA